Proteins from a genomic interval of Pseudomonas anuradhapurensis:
- a CDS encoding phage tail assembly chaperone — MAIFTSKSSKTFFDSAIHNAIPEDALEITREQHAELFAGKSAGKVICWGADGMPYLAYPPKPTKAELEEQARVWRDGQLLVTDPLVARHRDEQEADGETTLTSEQYSQLQQYRKWLREWPQVESFPSDGQRPVAPSWLAELVE, encoded by the coding sequence ATGGCCATTTTCACTAGTAAATCGAGCAAGACTTTCTTTGATAGTGCGATTCATAACGCTATTCCCGAAGACGCGCTTGAGATAACCCGGGAGCAACACGCTGAGTTATTCGCCGGCAAAAGCGCCGGCAAGGTTATCTGTTGGGGGGCCGACGGCATGCCATATCTGGCGTATCCGCCCAAGCCAACCAAGGCTGAGCTGGAGGAACAGGCGCGCGTATGGCGTGACGGACAATTGCTGGTTACTGACCCGCTTGTTGCTCGCCATCGTGATGAGCAAGAGGCTGACGGCGAAACCACGCTGACCAGTGAGCAATATTCTCAACTCCAGCAGTATCGCAAGTGGCTTCGCGAGTGGCCCCAGGTTGAGTCGTTCCCCAGTGACGGTCAGCGCCCTGTGGCGCCGTCCTGGCTCGCTGAATTAGTCGAATAA
- a CDS encoding phage tail sheath family protein, producing the protein MAGFFHGVTVTNIDTGARSIALPSSSIIGLVDTFTEGAGATAKANDLVLITSEREAVAAFGENAAITKACRAIYTRAKAVIVACGVAKLDDAAEQTAAIIGAVQADGKRTGLQALLDGKSRFNAQPRLLAAPRHSATQAVGTALVALADKLRGIAIIDGPNSTDQAAIDYAKNFGAKRAFLVDPGVQYWDNGEQATLDAPGSAWVAGLFAWTDREYGFWASPSNKEFVGITGTTRPVEFLDGDDSCRANLLNNANIATIIRDDGFRLWGNRTLSSDPKWAFVTRVRTLDIVMDAILYGHKWAVDRAITATYVKDVTEGLQAFMRDLKNQGAIINFEVFADPELNTASQLEQGKVYWNIRFTDVPPAENPNFRVEVTNQWLTEVLDSAA; encoded by the coding sequence ATGGCTGGATTCTTCCACGGCGTCACCGTAACAAACATCGACACCGGTGCCCGCAGCATCGCGCTGCCTTCTTCCTCGATCATCGGCCTGGTCGACACCTTCACCGAGGGCGCCGGCGCCACGGCCAAGGCCAACGACCTGGTGCTGATCACCAGCGAGCGTGAAGCGGTCGCCGCCTTCGGCGAAAACGCGGCCATCACCAAAGCCTGCCGCGCCATCTACACCCGCGCCAAGGCGGTCATCGTCGCCTGCGGCGTGGCCAAGCTGGACGATGCAGCGGAGCAGACCGCCGCGATCATCGGCGCGGTGCAGGCCGACGGCAAACGCACCGGCCTGCAGGCGCTGCTGGACGGCAAGAGCCGTTTCAACGCCCAGCCACGCCTGCTGGCAGCGCCGCGCCACAGCGCCACCCAGGCGGTGGGCACGGCACTGGTGGCCCTGGCCGACAAGCTGCGCGGCATCGCCATCATCGACGGCCCCAACAGCACCGACCAGGCGGCCATCGACTACGCGAAGAACTTCGGCGCCAAACGCGCCTTCCTGGTCGACCCGGGCGTGCAGTACTGGGATAACGGCGAGCAAGCCACCCTCGATGCGCCCGGTTCGGCCTGGGTCGCCGGCCTGTTCGCCTGGACCGACCGCGAATACGGTTTCTGGGCCTCGCCCTCGAACAAGGAGTTCGTCGGCATCACCGGTACCACCCGCCCGGTGGAGTTCCTCGATGGTGATGACAGCTGCCGCGCCAACCTGCTGAACAACGCCAACATCGCCACCATCATCCGCGACGACGGCTTCCGCCTGTGGGGCAACCGTACCCTGTCGAGCGACCCGAAATGGGCGTTCGTCACCCGCGTACGGACCCTGGACATCGTCATGGACGCGATCCTCTACGGCCACAAGTGGGCTGTCGACCGCGCCATCACCGCCACCTACGTCAAGGACGTCACCGAGGGCCTGCAGGCCTTCATGCGCGACCTGAAGAACCAGGGCGCGATCATCAACTTCGAGGTCTTCGCCGACCCGGAGCTGAACACCGCCAGCCAGCTCGAGCAGGGCAAGGTGTACTGGAACATCCGCTTCACCGATGTGCCACCTGCCGAAAACCCCAATTTCCGCGTCGAAGTCACCAACCAGTGGCTGACCGAAGTCCTCGATTCCGCCGCTTAA
- a CDS encoding phage tail protein, with the protein MTYLEQLQGGLHALVKAGEAGRRRADAMLDPMNQAVVHAREAAAELEALPWIGPQIGKRLQRTLRAIDSARQRVDKVIAKYDQALDVVRKVRARVEAFTEHLGKAGAAVRRVIGDVRSVANGVLSTFGFAPDATPTAQAIKPFPHLLVLQPLQANSAPYYFNLDTAAFDQLRRQTRFRWAGQERLGREHAQQAVSQGEESITIRGAIYPGFKGGLGQLQALRGIGRQLLPLSLTTGYGEVLGTWCLTRIEEEQGTLLAGGIPRKQGFSLEFVSYGQDLQNV; encoded by the coding sequence ATGACCTACCTGGAACAGTTGCAAGGCGGCTTGCATGCACTGGTCAAGGCGGGCGAGGCGGGGCGTCGGCGTGCCGACGCCATGCTCGACCCGATGAACCAGGCGGTCGTCCATGCCAGGGAGGCGGCCGCCGAGCTCGAAGCCCTGCCATGGATCGGCCCGCAAATCGGCAAACGCCTGCAGCGCACCCTGCGCGCCATCGACTCGGCCAGGCAGCGCGTCGACAAGGTGATTGCCAAGTACGACCAGGCCCTCGATGTGGTGCGCAAGGTGCGCGCCCGCGTCGAGGCCTTCACCGAGCACCTGGGCAAGGCCGGCGCGGCTGTGCGGCGGGTGATCGGGGATGTGCGCTCGGTCGCCAACGGTGTGTTGTCGACCTTCGGCTTCGCCCCGGACGCAACGCCGACGGCGCAGGCGATCAAGCCGTTCCCGCACCTGCTGGTACTGCAGCCGCTGCAGGCCAACAGCGCGCCGTATTACTTCAACCTCGACACCGCCGCCTTCGATCAACTGCGCCGGCAAACGCGCTTTCGCTGGGCCGGGCAGGAGCGCCTGGGCCGCGAGCATGCCCAGCAGGCGGTGAGCCAGGGTGAAGAGAGCATCACCATCCGTGGCGCGATCTACCCGGGCTTCAAGGGCGGGCTGGGCCAGCTGCAGGCCCTGCGTGGCATCGGCCGCCAGCTGCTGCCGCTGTCGTTGACCACCGGCTATGGCGAAGTGCTCGGCACCTGGTGCCTGACCCGCATCGAGGAAGAGCAGGGCACCTTGCTGGCTGGCGGCATTCCACGCAAACAAGGTTTCTCACTGGAGTTCGTCAGTTATGGACAAGACCTGCAAAACGTCTGA
- a CDS encoding phage tail protein I encodes MHSLLPLNRTALERAIEVAADEDLKVSLRQLYNPATCPAHLLYQLAWAWSVDRWEDSWSDEIKRSVIRSAFFVHAHKGTLGALRRVVEPFGYLIEVEEWWQTTPPAPAGTFALKIGVSDAGISEGTYQELSALIDDARPVSRHLTGLVISLESRGALHFGCAIQDGDELDIYPLAPRDIEVSGVVGRGGREHTIDTLDIAHG; translated from the coding sequence ATGCACAGCCTGTTGCCGCTCAACCGCACTGCGCTGGAGCGGGCCATCGAAGTGGCTGCCGACGAGGACCTCAAGGTCAGCCTGCGCCAACTCTACAACCCCGCTACCTGCCCGGCGCACCTTCTGTACCAACTGGCCTGGGCCTGGTCGGTGGACCGTTGGGAGGACAGCTGGAGCGATGAAATCAAACGCTCGGTGATCCGCTCGGCGTTCTTCGTCCATGCCCACAAAGGCACCTTGGGTGCACTGCGGCGGGTAGTGGAGCCGTTCGGCTACCTGATCGAGGTAGAGGAATGGTGGCAAACCACACCGCCGGCCCCGGCGGGCACCTTTGCGCTGAAGATCGGCGTTTCCGATGCCGGCATCAGCGAAGGCACCTACCAGGAGCTGTCTGCGCTGATCGACGACGCCCGCCCGGTCAGCCGCCACCTGACCGGCCTGGTGATCAGCCTCGAAAGCCGTGGCGCCCTTCATTTCGGCTGCGCGATCCAGGACGGCGACGAACTGGACATCTACCCGCTGGCGCCCCGTGACATCGAAGTCAGCGGCGTGGTGGGGCGTGGCGGCCGTGAACACACAATCGATACCTTGGACATTGCACATGGTTGA
- a CDS encoding GPW/gp25 family protein — MIGMDRRTGQPLAGIDHLRQSIEDILGTPLGSRRMRPEYGSQLRRFVDLPVNEGWKSAVQAEVARALGRWEPRLQLQRVRVVAVLDGQVSLALSGRYLGDEALLEVNV; from the coding sequence ATGATCGGCATGGACCGCCGCACCGGCCAGCCACTGGCCGGCATCGATCATCTGCGCCAGTCCATCGAAGACATCCTCGGCACACCGCTGGGCAGCCGGCGCATGCGCCCGGAATACGGCAGCCAGCTGCGGCGTTTCGTCGACTTGCCGGTCAACGAGGGCTGGAAGAGCGCCGTGCAGGCCGAAGTGGCGCGCGCGCTGGGCCGCTGGGAGCCGCGCCTGCAGCTGCAGCGGGTCCGGGTGGTCGCGGTGCTCGACGGTCAGGTCAGCCTGGCGCTCAGCGGCCGCTACCTGGGCGACGAAGCGCTGCTGGAGGTGAACGTATGA
- a CDS encoding phage holin family protein → MTNEQQALLEMPLWLVIVLALLGGLSGEMWRADKAGATGWSLLRRLLLRSGACMACGVSTVMLLYAGGLSIWAASALGCMTAVGGADVAMRLYERWATRRLGLRDSTQRDER, encoded by the coding sequence GTGACGAACGAGCAACAGGCGTTACTCGAGATGCCGCTCTGGCTGGTAATCGTCCTGGCATTGCTGGGCGGTCTGAGCGGCGAAATGTGGCGGGCCGACAAGGCCGGCGCCACGGGTTGGTCGCTGCTGCGACGGCTGCTGTTGCGCTCCGGGGCCTGCATGGCCTGCGGTGTGTCGACGGTGATGCTGTTGTATGCCGGCGGCCTGTCGATCTGGGCGGCCAGTGCATTGGGCTGCATGACAGCGGTAGGCGGCGCCGATGTTGCCATGCGCCTTTATGAACGCTGGGCGACCCGGCGTCTGGGCCTGCGCGACAGCACACAGCGCGACGAGCGTTAA
- a CDS encoding LexA family transcriptional regulator gives MHAMQKRNVASVLRELLDRHGLSPTELYRRTGVPQSTLSRILGGKIVDPSDKHVSKIAEYFGVSTEQLRGRAALGESREAALPAHGHVDLSDISLWDDETPVEDDEVSVPFLREVELAAGSGRFVIEESEHARLRFGKRSLRHNGVQFDQAKCVTVRGNSMLPVLRDGATVGVNTGKCSIGDIIDGDLYAINHNGQLRVKQVYRLPTGIRLRSFNRDEHPDEDYSFQQMQDEQISLLGHVFWWGMYAR, from the coding sequence ATGCATGCTATGCAAAAACGCAACGTAGCCTCCGTACTCAGAGAACTCCTCGACCGCCACGGCCTGTCCCCGACGGAGCTGTACCGGCGCACGGGGGTTCCTCAATCCACCTTGTCGCGGATTCTCGGCGGCAAGATCGTCGACCCCTCCGACAAACATGTGTCGAAGATCGCCGAGTACTTCGGCGTGAGCACCGAGCAATTGCGTGGCCGCGCCGCGCTTGGCGAGTCTCGCGAGGCCGCGCTGCCGGCCCACGGCCATGTCGACCTCAGCGACATCAGCCTGTGGGACGATGAAACCCCCGTCGAGGATGACGAGGTGTCGGTACCTTTCCTTCGCGAGGTCGAATTGGCAGCAGGATCAGGAAGATTCGTCATTGAAGAAAGCGAGCACGCGCGCCTGCGCTTCGGCAAGCGCAGCCTGCGCCACAACGGCGTGCAGTTCGACCAGGCCAAGTGCGTGACCGTGCGCGGCAACAGCATGTTGCCGGTGCTGCGTGACGGCGCGACGGTCGGGGTGAATACCGGCAAGTGCTCGATTGGCGACATCATCGATGGCGACCTCTATGCCATCAATCACAACGGCCAGTTGCGGGTGAAGCAGGTCTATCGCCTGCCTACCGGTATCCGCCTGCGCAGTTTCAACCGCGACGAACACCCCGACGAGGACTACAGCTTCCAGCAGATGCAGGACGAGCAGATCAGCTTGCTCGGGCATGTATTCTGGTGGGGCATGTACGCTCGCTGA
- a CDS encoding tail protein X, whose product MDKTCKTSEGDLLDTLCQQYYGHLDGSVEAVLQANQGLADEAQPFRSGVTFRLPALALAAADVVQLWS is encoded by the coding sequence ATGGACAAGACCTGCAAAACGTCTGAGGGCGACCTGCTCGATACCCTCTGCCAGCAGTATTACGGGCATCTCGATGGCAGCGTCGAAGCGGTGTTGCAAGCCAACCAGGGCTTGGCCGATGAGGCGCAGCCATTTCGCAGCGGCGTGACGTTCCGCTTGCCGGCACTGGCGCTGGCAGCGGCTGACGTCGTGCAGCTGTGGAGCTGA
- a CDS encoding phage baseplate assembly protein V, translating into MSYVSAMHDRMLACMVIPCRVVALDLAAARVRVSDGSGWTSAWLRWHAQAAGQARHWRAPSLGEQGVLLSPSGEPAQGTFLPGLYGNAGGAADNRGHTEVWRFADGGSLSYDWQASHYDIQLPAGSATIKVGAATLQVSDGAISLQAAAINLSGNVTVDGPLQVSGDINGGGRIIDTAGNTANHKH; encoded by the coding sequence ATGAGCTACGTCAGCGCCATGCATGACCGCATGCTGGCGTGCATGGTGATTCCCTGCCGGGTGGTCGCCCTGGACCTTGCCGCGGCGCGGGTGCGGGTGTCCGACGGCAGCGGCTGGACCAGCGCCTGGCTGCGCTGGCACGCCCAGGCGGCCGGCCAGGCCAGGCACTGGCGGGCACCCAGCCTGGGCGAGCAGGGCGTGCTGCTCAGCCCCAGTGGCGAGCCGGCCCAGGGCACCTTCCTGCCCGGCCTGTATGGCAATGCCGGTGGCGCAGCGGACAACCGCGGGCACACCGAGGTCTGGCGTTTCGCCGACGGCGGTTCGCTCAGCTACGACTGGCAGGCCAGCCACTACGACATCCAGCTACCGGCAGGCAGCGCGACCATCAAGGTTGGCGCCGCCACGCTGCAGGTCAGTGACGGTGCGATCAGCCTGCAAGCCGCCGCGATCAACCTTTCCGGCAACGTCACGGTCGATGGCCCGCTGCAGGTCAGCGGCGATATCAACGGCGGCGGGCGGATCATCGACACCGCCGGCAACACGGCCAACCACAAACACTGA
- a CDS encoding gp53-like domain-containing protein, whose protein sequence is MNKHSGQFLANLGVNGYQKLPSGLIRQWGCILAPTGGSSAAIDIVFPVQFPNACLNVVGSIGIWTSDYDAVAIHRSCRQALSIGMPLKNGVDAQVFIDNNVQSMRVVYWEATGN, encoded by the coding sequence ATGAACAAGCACAGCGGGCAGTTCCTGGCAAACCTGGGGGTAAACGGCTACCAGAAGTTGCCGAGCGGCTTAATCAGGCAGTGGGGCTGCATTCTAGCGCCCACCGGTGGCTCAAGTGCAGCTATCGATATTGTTTTCCCGGTCCAGTTTCCCAACGCATGCCTTAATGTCGTGGGGTCAATCGGAATATGGACCTCGGATTATGACGCTGTGGCGATTCATCGATCCTGTCGACAGGCGCTTAGCATAGGCATGCCATTGAAGAACGGGGTTGACGCACAGGTGTTTATTGATAACAACGTACAGAGCATGCGGGTTGTGTACTGGGAAGCCACGGGCAATTAG
- a CDS encoding phage tail assembly protein: MAHVNKQPQWLTLSADRVTVRLSRPSEANGVQVDSLSLRAPTVRDIRNAQAGGVDDDEQRELNLFASLAEVGIKDLEGLTLKDYSRLQSGYFRLVQDDEL, encoded by the coding sequence ATGGCTCACGTGAACAAGCAGCCCCAATGGCTGACCCTGAGCGCCGACCGCGTCACCGTGCGCCTGTCACGCCCCAGCGAAGCCAATGGCGTCCAGGTCGACAGCCTGTCGCTGCGGGCGCCGACCGTGCGCGATATCCGCAATGCCCAGGCCGGCGGCGTGGACGATGACGAGCAGCGTGAACTGAACCTGTTCGCGTCGCTGGCCGAGGTCGGCATCAAGGACCTCGAAGGCCTCACACTGAAGGACTATAGCCGCCTGCAGAGCGGTTATTTTCGCCTGGTGCAGGACGACGAACTTTGA
- the mutS gene encoding DNA mismatch repair protein MutS translates to MSDLSAHTPMMQQYWKLKNQHPDQLMFYRMGDFYEIFYEDAKKAAKLLDITLTARGQSAGQSIPMCGIPFHSLEGYLAKLVKLGESVVICEQIGDPATSKGPVERQVVRIITPGTVSDEALLDERRDNLIAALLGDERLFGLAVLDITSGNFSVQEIKGWENLLAELERLNPVELLIPDDWPRDLPAEKRPGARRRAPWDFDRDSARKALCQQFATKDLKGFGCDKLTLAIGAAGCLLIYAKETQRTALPHLRSLRHERLDDTVILDGASRRNLELDINLAGGRDNTLQSVIDRCQTAMASRLLSRWLNRPLRDLKVLQARQDSIRCLLDGYRFEKLQPQLKEIGDIERILARIGLRNARPRDLARLRDALGALPELQNAMAELEAPHLARLAAITGTYPELASLLERAIIDNPPAVIRDGGVLKPGYDNELDELLAISENAGQFLIDLEAREKARTGLANLKVGYNRVHGYFIELPTKQAEQAPGDYIRRQTLKGAERFITPELKAFEDKALSAKSRALAREKMLYDGLLETLISHLAPLQDSAAALAELDVLSNLAERALNLDLNCPRFVDEPCLRIEQGRHPVVEQVLTTPFVANDLGLDDNTRMLIITGPNMGGKSTYMRQTALIVLLAHIGSFVPAASCELSLVDRIFTRIGSSDDLAGGRSTFMVEMSETANILHNATDRSLVLMDEVGRGTSTFDGLSLAWAAAERLAQLRAYTLFATHYFELTVLPESEPLVANVHLNATEHNERIVFLHHVLPGPASQSYGLAVAQLAGVPTAVIQRAREHLARLETTSLPHEQPPAHKAKDVPQVPHQSDLFASLPHPAIEKLGKLQLDDMTPRQAIETLYQLKNLL, encoded by the coding sequence ATGTCCGATCTTTCCGCACACACCCCGATGATGCAGCAGTACTGGAAGCTGAAGAACCAGCACCCGGACCAGCTGATGTTCTACCGCATGGGCGACTTCTACGAAATCTTCTACGAAGACGCGAAAAAGGCTGCGAAACTGCTGGACATCACCCTGACCGCGCGCGGTCAGTCGGCCGGCCAGTCGATCCCCATGTGCGGGATTCCGTTCCATTCGCTGGAGGGCTACCTGGCCAAGCTGGTCAAGCTCGGCGAATCGGTGGTGATCTGCGAGCAGATTGGCGACCCGGCCACCAGCAAGGGCCCGGTGGAACGCCAGGTGGTGCGCATCATCACCCCCGGCACGGTCAGTGACGAGGCCCTGCTCGACGAACGCCGCGACAACCTGATTGCCGCGCTGCTGGGTGACGAACGCCTGTTCGGCCTGGCCGTGCTGGACATCACCAGCGGCAACTTCAGCGTGCAGGAGATCAAGGGCTGGGAAAACCTGCTGGCCGAGCTCGAGCGCCTCAACCCGGTCGAGCTGCTGATCCCCGACGACTGGCCACGCGACCTGCCGGCCGAAAAGCGCCCAGGCGCCCGTCGCCGCGCGCCGTGGGACTTCGACCGCGACTCGGCGCGCAAAGCCCTGTGCCAACAATTCGCGACCAAGGACCTCAAGGGCTTTGGCTGCGACAAGCTGACCCTGGCCATCGGCGCCGCCGGCTGCCTGTTGATCTACGCCAAGGAAACCCAGCGCACTGCCCTGCCGCACCTGCGCAGCCTGCGCCACGAACGGCTGGACGACACGGTCATCCTCGACGGCGCCAGCCGCCGCAACCTGGAGCTGGACATCAACCTCGCTGGCGGGCGTGACAACACCCTGCAGTCGGTCATCGACCGCTGCCAGACCGCCATGGCCAGCCGCCTGCTGAGCCGCTGGCTGAACCGCCCGTTGCGCGACCTCAAGGTGCTGCAGGCCCGCCAGGACTCGATCCGTTGCCTGCTCGACGGCTACCGCTTCGAGAAGCTGCAGCCGCAACTCAAGGAAATTGGCGATATCGAGCGGATCCTCGCCCGTATCGGCCTGCGCAACGCCCGCCCACGCGACCTGGCACGCCTGCGCGATGCGCTGGGTGCGCTGCCCGAGCTGCAGAACGCCATGGCCGAGCTGGAGGCGCCGCACCTGGCGCGCCTGGCCGCCATTACCGGTACCTACCCGGAGCTGGCCAGCCTGCTGGAGCGGGCGATCATCGACAACCCACCGGCGGTAATCCGCGATGGCGGCGTGCTCAAGCCCGGCTATGACAACGAGCTGGACGAGTTGCTGGCGATCAGCGAGAACGCCGGCCAGTTCCTGATCGACCTGGAAGCCCGGGAAAAGGCCCGCACCGGCCTGGCCAACCTCAAGGTCGGCTACAACCGCGTGCACGGCTATTTCATCGAGCTGCCGACCAAACAGGCGGAGCAGGCGCCAGGCGACTATATCCGCCGCCAGACCCTCAAGGGTGCCGAGCGCTTCATCACCCCGGAGCTGAAGGCGTTCGAGGACAAGGCGCTGTCGGCCAAAAGCCGCGCGCTGGCCCGCGAGAAGATGCTCTACGACGGCTTGCTGGAAACCCTGATCAGCCACCTGGCGCCGCTGCAGGACAGCGCCGCCGCACTGGCTGAACTGGACGTGCTCAGCAACCTGGCCGAACGTGCGCTGAACCTGGACCTGAACTGCCCGCGCTTCGTCGACGAGCCGTGCCTGCGCATCGAGCAAGGCCGCCACCCGGTGGTGGAACAGGTACTGACCACGCCGTTCGTGGCCAACGACCTGGGCCTGGACGACAACACGCGCATGCTGATCATTACCGGCCCGAACATGGGCGGTAAGTCCACCTACATGCGCCAGACCGCCCTGATCGTGCTGCTGGCGCATATCGGCAGCTTCGTGCCAGCGGCCAGTTGCGAACTGTCGCTGGTCGACCGCATCTTCACCCGTATCGGTTCCAGCGACGACCTGGCCGGCGGGCGCTCGACCTTCATGGTCGAAATGAGCGAAACCGCCAACATCCTGCACAACGCGACCGACCGCAGCCTGGTGCTGATGGACGAAGTGGGCCGCGGCACCAGTACCTTCGACGGCCTGTCGCTGGCCTGGGCTGCCGCCGAGCGGCTGGCCCAGCTGCGTGCCTACACGCTGTTCGCCACGCACTACTTCGAGCTCACCGTGCTGCCCGAAAGCGAGCCGCTGGTGGCCAACGTGCACCTGAACGCCACCGAGCACAATGAACGCATCGTGTTCCTGCACCATGTGCTGCCCGGCCCGGCCAGCCAAAGCTACGGCCTGGCCGTGGCCCAGCTGGCAGGCGTACCGACGGCGGTCATCCAGCGTGCCCGCGAACACCTGGCACGCCTGGAAACCACCAGCCTGCCGCATGAACAACCGCCGGCCCACAAGGCCAAGGATGTGCCACAGGTACCGCACCAGAGCGACCTGTTCGCCAGCCTGCCACACCCGGCCATCGAGAAGCTGGGCAAGCTGCAACTGGACGACATGACCCCGCGTCAAGCTATCGAAACGCTATATCAACTAAAGAACCTGTTATAA
- a CDS encoding phage major tail tube protein, translating to MAMIPETLANLNLFVDGVSFQGDVPSLTLPKLTLKMEEHRPGGMDMPVEMDLGMEKQEAAFTTTGVRREALKFFGLADGSGFNGTFRGAFKGLKGKINPVVVTLRGTLKEIDMGDWKSGDKAEIKHSVGLTYYKLEVDGRLVYEIDALGMKRVIDGVDQLAAQRAALGL from the coding sequence ATGGCAATGATTCCCGAAACCCTGGCCAACCTGAACCTGTTCGTCGATGGCGTCAGCTTCCAGGGCGATGTACCCAGCCTGACCCTGCCCAAACTCACCCTGAAGATGGAAGAGCACCGCCCTGGCGGCATGGACATGCCGGTCGAGATGGACCTGGGCATGGAGAAGCAGGAGGCGGCCTTCACCACCACCGGCGTGCGCCGCGAAGCGCTGAAGTTCTTCGGCCTGGCCGACGGCAGCGGCTTCAACGGCACGTTCCGCGGCGCCTTCAAGGGCCTCAAGGGCAAGATCAACCCGGTAGTGGTCACCCTGCGTGGCACGCTCAAGGAAATCGACATGGGCGACTGGAAGTCCGGTGACAAGGCCGAGATCAAGCACAGCGTCGGCCTGACCTACTACAAGCTCGAAGTCGATGGCCGCCTGGTCTACGAGATCGACGCGCTGGGCATGAAGCGTGTGATCGATGGCGTTGACCAACTGGCCGCCCAGCGCGCCGCGCTTGGCTTGTAA
- a CDS encoding baseplate assembly protein, translating to MSQVDLSKLPTPQLLEDLDYEALYQADLDTFRDYLGDAWTANLESDPVTKLLEVGAYRKLLNRARINDAAKALLLAYAQGSDLDQLAANVGLQRLVIQAEDLASVPPVEALLEADDALRERVQLVYEGLTTAGPRNSYILHARNASGQVADATAESPSPAVVDVTVLSLEGNGEASAELLAQVAAYLNDDDVRPVADRVNVRSAEVLPYRIDAVLYLADNGPEYEAILAECQRRLQAWINPRRRLGVEVARSGIDAQLHIDGVSRVELHGWADIRPSKAQAAWCSGFTLKRGN from the coding sequence ATGAGCCAAGTCGATCTGTCGAAACTGCCCACCCCGCAGCTGCTGGAGGACCTGGACTACGAAGCGCTCTACCAGGCCGATCTGGACACCTTCCGGGATTACCTGGGCGACGCCTGGACCGCCAACCTGGAAAGCGACCCGGTCACCAAGCTGCTCGAGGTCGGCGCCTACCGCAAGCTGCTCAACCGGGCGCGCATCAACGATGCCGCCAAGGCGTTGCTGCTGGCCTATGCCCAGGGCAGCGACCTTGACCAGCTGGCGGCCAATGTCGGCCTGCAGCGCCTGGTGATCCAGGCCGAGGACCTGGCCAGCGTCCCGCCGGTCGAGGCGCTGCTGGAGGCGGACGATGCCCTGCGTGAGCGGGTGCAACTGGTTTATGAAGGCCTGACCACGGCCGGCCCGCGCAACAGTTACATCCTGCATGCCCGCAACGCTTCGGGCCAGGTGGCTGACGCCACCGCCGAAAGCCCGTCGCCGGCCGTGGTGGATGTCACCGTGCTGAGCCTGGAAGGTAACGGCGAAGCCAGTGCCGAGCTGCTGGCGCAGGTAGCGGCTTACCTCAATGACGACGATGTCCGGCCGGTGGCCGACCGGGTCAACGTACGTAGCGCCGAGGTGCTGCCATACCGCATCGATGCCGTGCTGTATCTGGCCGACAACGGCCCCGAGTACGAAGCGATTCTCGCCGAGTGCCAACGCCGCCTGCAGGCCTGGATCAACCCGCGCCGACGCCTGGGGGTGGAAGTGGCACGCTCTGGCATCGATGCGCAACTGCACATCGATGGGGTCAGCCGGGTCGAGTTGCATGGCTGGGCCGACATCCGCCCGAGCAAGGCGCAGGCGGCCTGGTGCAGCGGCTTCACCCTGAAGCGGGGGAACTGA